From the Halomonas meridiana genome, one window contains:
- a CDS encoding anthranilate synthase component I family protein — MSTTDTAAAAGPQPFTLPRKPHYVTLAADCDFFALFQKIERRFDTCYMLESLGEDSHMARHSIIGFDPEYTLYANGNTLTIESRDGEANHYSSDNPYELLRSLIPQNIISRKYAGGLSGYLGYDAMQYFEPSLTLKASDDFDTFRFGLYKDGLILDKMTGEVTYFYYDNSRYAFLQTLIDADDEPAGALHITALGDTMSKAEHAEAVAKVKQDIIDGKVFQCEVGFKKRFRIQGDTLALYDQLRTINPSPQMYYVKFGEQKLIGASPELLFRLRQGEMETFPLAGTTLRGQTPQEDTQLARALLNDPKEIAEHNMIVDLHRNDIGRVAQFGTVKVRSLMDIKRFSHVQHISSEIVGIIAEGEDMFTALASNFPAGTLTGAPKIEAMKIIDDLETDGRGPYGGAVGQFSFNGDCTFAIPIRTVFVNGERAYVQTCGGNVYDSNAEDEYEEIRRKFAGTRKALAPFMDTETESPA, encoded by the coding sequence ATGAGCACCACCGATACGGCCGCTGCGGCAGGCCCCCAGCCGTTCACCCTGCCCCGCAAGCCCCATTACGTTACCCTGGCGGCAGACTGCGACTTCTTTGCCCTGTTTCAAAAAATCGAGCGGCGCTTCGATACCTGCTACATGCTGGAGTCGCTGGGCGAAGATAGCCACATGGCGCGCCATTCGATCATTGGTTTCGACCCCGAGTACACGCTCTATGCCAATGGCAACACGCTAACCATCGAAAGCCGCGACGGCGAGGCCAACCACTATTCCAGCGACAACCCCTACGAGCTGCTGCGCAGCCTGATTCCGCAGAACATTATTTCGCGTAAGTACGCGGGCGGGTTAAGCGGTTACCTGGGCTACGACGCCATGCAGTACTTCGAGCCGTCGCTGACGCTGAAAGCCAGCGACGACTTCGATACGTTCCGCTTTGGGCTGTACAAAGATGGCCTGATCCTCGACAAGATGACCGGGGAAGTCACCTACTTCTACTACGACAATAGCCGTTACGCGTTTCTACAGACGCTGATCGACGCCGACGACGAGCCCGCAGGCGCGCTGCACATTACTGCGCTGGGCGACACCATGAGCAAAGCCGAGCACGCCGAAGCGGTCGCCAAGGTGAAGCAGGACATCATCGACGGCAAAGTTTTTCAGTGCGAAGTGGGCTTTAAAAAGCGCTTTCGCATTCAGGGCGACACGCTGGCGCTTTACGACCAGCTGCGTACCATCAACCCCTCGCCGCAGATGTACTACGTGAAGTTTGGCGAACAGAAGCTGATTGGTGCCAGCCCCGAGCTGCTGTTCCGCCTGCGCCAGGGCGAGATGGAGACGTTCCCGCTGGCGGGCACCACCCTGCGCGGCCAAACGCCCCAGGAGGATACCCAGCTTGCCCGCGCGCTGCTCAACGACCCCAAAGAGATCGCCGAGCACAACATGATCGTGGACCTGCACCGCAATGACATTGGTCGAGTGGCGCAGTTTGGTACGGTCAAAGTACGCAGCCTGATGGATATCAAGCGCTTCAGTCACGTTCAGCATATCTCTAGTGAGATCGTCGGCATCATTGCCGAAGGCGAAGACATGTTCACCGCGCTGGCCAGCAACTTCCCAGCGGGCACGCTAACCGGCGCACCTAAAATCGAAGCGATGAAAATCATCGATGACTTGGAAACCGACGGGCGCGGCCCCTACGGCGGCGCGGTGGGCCAGTTCTCCTTCAACGGCGACTGCACCTTTGCGATCCCCATCCGTACGGTGTTTGTTAACGGCGAGCGCGCCTACGTACAAACCTGTGGCGGCAACGTTTACGACAGCAACGCCGAAGATGAGTACGAAGAGATTCGCCGCAAGTTTGCCGGCACCCGCAAGGCCTTGGCCCCCTTTATGGATACGGAAACGGAGAGCCCCGCATGA
- a CDS encoding DUF924 family protein, with amino-acid sequence MTTDAQAVLAFWFQELTPAQWFKKDAEMDRQIAERFSDVLMSAAACECFEWRRSARGRLAEVIVLDQFSRNIYRDDARAFANDTLALALAQEAVASGADQSLSAVERSFLYMPYMHSESAAIHTVAMRLFDQPGLESNLEFEKRHKAIIDRFGRYPHRNAVLGRPSTPEEVEFLKQPGSSF; translated from the coding sequence ATGACGACAGATGCCCAGGCCGTGTTGGCCTTCTGGTTTCAGGAGCTGACGCCCGCACAGTGGTTCAAAAAAGACGCTGAGATGGATCGGCAGATTGCCGAGCGATTCAGTGATGTGCTGATGAGTGCCGCAGCGTGCGAGTGTTTCGAGTGGCGTCGTTCGGCTCGCGGGCGGCTGGCGGAAGTGATCGTGCTGGATCAGTTCTCTCGTAATATCTACCGCGACGATGCCCGTGCGTTTGCCAACGACACGCTGGCGTTAGCGCTGGCCCAGGAAGCGGTGGCCAGCGGAGCCGACCAGTCGCTGTCGGCGGTGGAGCGCAGCTTTCTCTATATGCCCTATATGCACAGCGAGTCGGCGGCTATTCATACCGTTGCGATGCGGCTCTTCGATCAGCCGGGTCTGGAGAGCAATCTTGAATTCGAGAAACGCCACAAGGCGATTATTGACCGCTTCGGGCGCTACCCGCACCGCAATGCGGTGTTGGGAAGACCCTCGACTCCGGAAGAGGTCGAATTCCTCAAGCAGCCCGGCTCCTCTTTTTAA
- the rluF gene encoding 23S rRNA pseudouridine(2604) synthase RluF — MSLRKSTRINKYISESGLCSRREADRFVEQGNVWINGRRATTGDQVVAGDRVKVNGQEIEPQEEEDLVLIALNKPVGIVSTTESAEKDNIVEFVKHGTRIFPIGRLDKDSQGLIFLTNNGDLVNKILRANNNHEKEYVVTVDKPITDEFIAGMQGGVPILGQMTKKCHVAKESTFVFTITLVQGLNRQIRRMCEYFGYEVTQLVRTRIMNVSLKGLALGDWRDLTPKEIETIVALTETSDVAPEKKASEKKASEKKNIARPNYSGGRSSAQDKKPTAKRASSGARAGNKARKDPKAKGAAAGKPGGKGAASAGRPATKGKGRPGSHSNGKPGASKGAIKGGRPSGGKAASGKPSSRRK; from the coding sequence ATGTCGTTACGAAAATCTACCCGTATCAATAAATACATAAGCGAAAGCGGCCTCTGCTCCCGCCGGGAGGCGGACCGCTTCGTCGAGCAGGGCAATGTGTGGATCAACGGCCGCCGGGCAACCACCGGCGATCAGGTGGTCGCGGGGGATCGAGTAAAGGTCAACGGCCAGGAGATCGAGCCGCAGGAAGAGGAGGATCTTGTTCTCATCGCGCTGAATAAGCCGGTAGGCATTGTGAGCACCACGGAGTCGGCGGAAAAAGACAACATCGTTGAGTTTGTGAAGCACGGAACGCGCATCTTCCCCATTGGGCGGCTAGATAAAGATTCCCAAGGGCTGATCTTTCTCACCAACAATGGCGACCTGGTCAACAAGATCCTACGTGCCAACAATAACCACGAAAAAGAGTACGTGGTGACGGTCGATAAACCGATTACCGACGAGTTTATTGCCGGTATGCAGGGTGGCGTGCCAATCCTTGGCCAGATGACCAAAAAGTGTCATGTCGCTAAAGAGTCCACGTTTGTGTTCACCATTACTCTGGTGCAGGGGCTCAACCGTCAAATTCGCCGTATGTGCGAATACTTTGGCTATGAAGTCACCCAGCTAGTGCGTACGCGCATCATGAACGTGTCGCTGAAAGGGCTGGCGCTGGGGGATTGGCGTGACCTGACTCCCAAAGAGATCGAGACTATTGTTGCCCTCACCGAAACCTCAGATGTAGCGCCAGAGAAGAAAGCATCTGAGAAGAAAGCATCTGAGAAGAAAAACATCGCCCGACCCAACTACAGCGGCGGTAGAAGTAGCGCGCAGGATAAAAAGCCGACAGCAAAAAGGGCCTCTTCAGGTGCCCGTGCGGGTAACAAAGCCCGCAAGGATCCTAAGGCAAAAGGAGCCGCTGCTGGTAAGCCAGGCGGCAAAGGAGCAGCGTCAGCGGGAAGACCGGCCACTAAAGGAAAGGGGAGGCCCGGGAGTCACTCTAACGGCAAACCGGGCGCGAGTAAGGGCGCGATAAAGGGCGGCCGCCCCAGCGGGGGGAAAGCCGCCTCCGGTAAGCCGTCTTCCCGGCGCAAGTAG
- the ppc gene encoding phosphoenolpyruvate carboxylase: MSHDLHESLRDNVRILGDSLGRTIADDLGQSFVDKIETIRAHAKRGRQGDTLQQRQLIEYLRQLPERDLLPVTRAFNQFLNLANIAEQHYRARFRRVEDYKPGSQPALGELLGRAQQAGNSPRKLVETLANMRVELVLTAHPTEVIRRTLIQKYDAIDECLTAIESSEDYPERGARAQGRLEELISQAWHTDEIRHERPTPVDEAKWGFAVIENSLWQAVPDFHRDLDNLLLDTAGERLPLDAAPIRYASWMGGDRDGNPNVTAKVTQEVLLLGRWMAADLYLRDLEQLKTELSMWKANSALKAEVGDVAEPYRELLKRLLTKMEATRDWAKAQLDGRNYDGGPIIETRDQIYAPLLACYRSLCDVGLDTIANGALLDTLRRVAVFGVTLTKLDLRQEASRHAQVMEELTSSLGLGHYQEWSETQRQEFLLAELESRRPLIPRRWECSAESREVIDTFKVIAQEHAEALGTYIISMAAEPSDVLTVALLMKEVGGQVTLPIAPLFETLNDLDHAGDVIDQLLALPGYRALAKDRQEVMIGYSDSAKDAGQLAAAWAQYRAQEALVNVCEKHGVDLTLFHGRGGTVGRGGGPAHAAILSQPPGSVNGSLRVTEQGEMIRFKFGQPDIALRSMEIYACAVLEATLLPPPAPEPHWREEMDQLAKVAHCAYVGVVREDPDFVPYFRAVTPEGALGRLPLGSRPTKRRQDGGVETLRAIPWIFAWTQIRLMLPAWLGSGEAFSRRLEQSGGREVLQEMRTQWPFFGTYLDMLEMLLAKADVAIAAYYEHRLVDEPSLKALGKKLRERFERLEDVVLDILQQEKLLENTPLIRQAIDVRNPYIDPLHGLQAELLQRNRDADGAISPDLSRALMVTMAGIAAGLRNTG; this comes from the coding sequence ATGAGTCATGATCTACACGAATCACTGCGCGATAACGTGCGTATTCTGGGCGACAGTCTAGGGCGAACCATCGCCGATGATTTAGGCCAGTCGTTTGTCGATAAGATTGAAACCATTCGTGCCCACGCCAAGCGCGGTCGTCAGGGGGATACCCTTCAGCAGCGCCAGCTCATCGAGTACCTGCGTCAGCTGCCGGAACGCGATCTGTTGCCCGTTACCCGAGCTTTTAACCAGTTCTTAAACTTGGCCAACATCGCCGAGCAGCACTACCGGGCGCGGTTTCGTCGGGTAGAGGACTACAAGCCTGGCTCCCAGCCTGCACTTGGAGAGCTACTAGGACGTGCCCAGCAGGCGGGTAATTCACCGCGCAAACTGGTGGAAACCCTTGCCAATATGCGCGTGGAGCTGGTGCTGACCGCGCATCCCACCGAAGTTATTCGCCGCACGCTGATCCAGAAATACGACGCCATTGATGAGTGCTTAACCGCGATTGAGAGCTCGGAAGATTACCCCGAGCGCGGTGCACGTGCCCAAGGCCGCTTGGAAGAGTTGATCAGCCAAGCGTGGCACACCGATGAAATTCGCCACGAACGCCCCACGCCAGTAGACGAAGCCAAGTGGGGCTTTGCGGTGATCGAGAATTCGCTGTGGCAGGCGGTGCCGGATTTCCACCGCGACTTGGATAACCTGCTGCTGGACACCGCAGGCGAGCGACTGCCGCTGGACGCCGCACCGATTCGTTACGCCTCCTGGATGGGTGGCGACCGCGACGGCAACCCGAATGTCACCGCCAAAGTGACCCAGGAAGTGCTGCTGCTAGGCCGCTGGATGGCAGCGGATCTCTATCTGCGCGATTTAGAACAGCTCAAAACCGAGCTCTCCATGTGGAAAGCCAACAGCGCCTTAAAAGCCGAAGTGGGCGATGTGGCGGAACCCTACCGGGAGCTGCTTAAGCGGCTGCTGACCAAAATGGAAGCCACCCGGGACTGGGCGAAAGCGCAGTTGGATGGCCGCAACTACGACGGCGGGCCGATTATTGAAACCCGCGACCAAATCTACGCGCCGCTGCTGGCCTGCTACCGATCGCTGTGCGACGTGGGGCTGGATACCATTGCCAACGGTGCGCTGCTGGATACCCTGCGCCGCGTGGCCGTGTTCGGCGTCACGCTGACCAAACTCGACCTTCGCCAGGAAGCCAGCCGCCACGCCCAAGTAATGGAAGAGCTCACTAGCTCGCTGGGGCTTGGCCATTACCAGGAGTGGAGCGAAACCCAGCGTCAGGAATTTTTGCTCGCGGAGCTTGAGTCCCGTCGCCCGCTGATTCCCCGCCGCTGGGAGTGTTCGGCGGAGTCCAGGGAAGTCATCGACACCTTCAAGGTGATCGCCCAGGAGCATGCCGAAGCGCTGGGTACTTACATTATCTCCATGGCCGCCGAGCCTTCTGATGTGCTCACCGTGGCGCTGCTGATGAAAGAAGTGGGTGGGCAGGTAACGTTACCCATCGCGCCGCTGTTCGAAACCCTCAACGACCTGGATCACGCGGGGGATGTGATCGATCAGCTGCTGGCGCTGCCGGGCTACCGCGCCCTGGCGAAAGACCGCCAAGAGGTGATGATCGGCTACTCCGACTCCGCCAAAGATGCCGGTCAGCTCGCCGCTGCTTGGGCTCAGTACCGCGCCCAGGAGGCGCTGGTGAACGTGTGCGAAAAGCACGGCGTTGACCTAACGCTGTTCCACGGCCGCGGCGGCACCGTGGGCCGTGGGGGCGGCCCGGCCCACGCGGCGATTCTTTCTCAGCCGCCGGGCTCCGTGAACGGCAGCCTGCGAGTGACTGAACAAGGCGAGATGATCCGCTTCAAGTTCGGCCAGCCGGATATCGCGCTGCGCTCCATGGAGATCTACGCCTGTGCGGTGTTGGAGGCCACGCTGCTGCCACCGCCCGCGCCGGAACCCCACTGGCGTGAGGAGATGGACCAGTTGGCTAAGGTGGCCCACTGCGCTTATGTGGGCGTGGTGCGGGAAGACCCTGACTTCGTGCCTTACTTCCGTGCTGTGACGCCGGAAGGGGCGCTGGGTCGATTGCCGCTAGGCTCGCGGCCCACCAAGCGCCGTCAGGATGGTGGCGTGGAAACCCTGCGGGCGATCCCCTGGATTTTTGCCTGGACACAGATCCGCCTGATGCTGCCCGCTTGGCTTGGCAGTGGCGAAGCCTTCTCCCGCCGCCTGGAGCAGTCCGGCGGTCGTGAAGTGCTTCAAGAAATGCGCACCCAGTGGCCGTTCTTTGGCACCTACCTGGATATGTTAGAGATGCTGCTGGCCAAAGCAGACGTGGCGATTGCCGCCTACTACGAGCATCGCTTGGTGGACGAGCCGTCGCTGAAAGCGCTGGGTAAGAAGCTCCGTGAACGCTTCGAGCGGCTGGAAGACGTGGTGTTAGATATTCTTCAGCAGGAGAAACTGCTGGAGAACACGCCATTGATTCGTCAGGCGATTGACGTGCGCAACCCCTACATCGACCCGCTGCACGGTCTGCAAGCCGAGCTTTTGCAGCGTAATCGGGATGCTGATGGGGCGATTAGCCCAGATCTCTCCCGCGCATTAATGGTCACCATGGCAGGGATTGCGGCTGGCCTGCGTAACACGGGCTAA
- a CDS encoding Trp family transcriptional regulator, which yields MTKSLGGTMSLHDTFQADLVRHLLAIDTPDAMDEALASLLTPAEYQEISKRLQIFKLLREGVPHRKIAETLGVGIATVSRGSRALTMLASSRNEHL from the coding sequence ATGACCAAATCACTCGGTGGCACGATGTCCTTACACGATACGTTTCAAGCTGACCTGGTGCGCCACCTGCTTGCGATCGACACGCCCGATGCAATGGACGAAGCACTGGCCAGCCTGCTTACGCCAGCAGAGTATCAAGAAATCAGCAAACGCCTACAGATTTTTAAGCTGCTGCGCGAGGGCGTCCCCCACCGCAAAATTGCCGAAACCCTAGGCGTGGGTATTGCGACCGTGTCACGCGGATCACGCGCGCTGACGATGTTAGCCTCTTCACGGAATGAGCACTTATGA
- a CDS encoding DUF1294 domain-containing protein: MTEIPTYISYLLAWYVAVSVITYATYAWDKRAAIKKRQRVSEKTLHWLALVGGWPGAWCAQQQLRHKTQKTSFRRVYWVTVLLNIAALGGFVAVMPLR, from the coding sequence ATGACAGAGATACCTACTTATATAAGTTACCTACTGGCGTGGTATGTGGCGGTCAGCGTGATTACCTACGCCACGTATGCGTGGGATAAAAGGGCCGCGATCAAAAAGCGCCAGCGCGTGAGCGAAAAAACGCTGCACTGGCTGGCGCTGGTAGGCGGTTGGCCGGGGGCTTGGTGCGCGCAGCAGCAGCTGCGCCACAAGACCCAAAAAACCAGCTTTCGGCGCGTCTATTGGGTCACGGTGCTCCTCAATATCGCGGCGCTAGGCGGCTTTGTCGCGGTTATGCCGCTGCGTTAG
- a CDS encoding aminodeoxychorismate/anthranilate synthase component II, with translation MKVLIIDNYDSFTYNLYQFIGEILTTEKNRGELPHFEIVVKRNNQIDFKAIEAMAPDRIIISPGPGSPDDPRYFGVCAEVIEKLGKTTPLLGVCLGMQGIVHVFGGKVVKAPLPMHGKISPINHDNRSVFNGVPDQLEVMRYHSLIADAATLPECLEVTATVGALTADSFAERGRWQAAGEFELMGVKHRDYPIHGIQFHPESFATEGGKELIANFLFAPNAAA, from the coding sequence ATGAAGGTGCTGATCATCGATAACTACGACTCCTTCACCTATAACCTCTACCAGTTTATTGGTGAGATTCTGACCACGGAGAAGAATCGCGGCGAGCTGCCCCATTTCGAAATTGTGGTGAAGCGCAACAATCAGATTGATTTTAAAGCGATTGAAGCCATGGCGCCGGATCGCATTATTATCTCGCCTGGCCCCGGCTCGCCGGATGACCCACGCTACTTTGGCGTATGCGCCGAAGTGATCGAGAAGCTGGGCAAAACCACGCCGCTGCTGGGCGTTTGCCTAGGTATGCAGGGCATCGTGCACGTGTTCGGCGGCAAGGTGGTCAAAGCGCCGCTGCCGATGCACGGCAAAATCAGCCCCATAAACCACGACAACCGCTCTGTGTTTAACGGCGTACCCGACCAGCTTGAGGTGATGCGCTACCACTCGCTAATTGCCGATGCGGCGACGCTGCCAGAGTGCCTGGAAGTGACCGCCACGGTAGGTGCACTCACCGCCGACAGCTTTGCTGAACGTGGCCGCTGGCAGGCAGCGGGTGAGTTTGAGCTGATGGGCGTGAAGCACCGTGACTACCCGATTCACGGCATTCAGTTTCACCCGGAGTCGTTTGCCACCGAGGGCGGCAAAGAGCTAATTGCCAACTTCCTATTTGCCCCTAACGCAGCGGCATAA